The following coding sequences lie in one Arachis hypogaea cultivar Tifrunner chromosome 9, arahy.Tifrunner.gnm2.J5K5, whole genome shotgun sequence genomic window:
- the LOC112710285 gene encoding auxin-induced in root cultures protein 12: MASQTLLVSIAIFITLFSSTVHSLTCKSQKLSGSQTYANCTDLSALGATLHFTYNATNSSISVAFSAAPPSNGWVAWGVNTAGGGMIGAQALIAYKHSDGKLAVDLYNLTSYGGIDPVKKLSVDTWDVSAEESSGAVTIYAGVKIPAKADNVSQVWQVGPVVSGKPGKHDMGKENLSAKSALPGTAASTVAPAPASGSGGNTTGGGGNKSGAASLMGERFSLGFYLAVILVMAGFLSM; the protein is encoded by the coding sequence ATGGCTTCCCAAACCCTCTTAGTCTCCATTGCCATCTTCATCACCCTCTTTTCTTCCACAGTACACTCTCTCACCTGTAAATCTCAGAAGCTTTCCGGATCCCAAACCTACGCTAACTGCACCGATCTCTCCGCCCTCGGCGCCACCCTCCACTTCACCTACAACGCCACCAACAGCTCCATCTCCGTCGCATTCTCCGCCGCGCCTCCGTCCAACGGGTGGGTTGCCTGGGGAGTCAACACCGCCGGCGGCGGCATGATCGGAGCACAGGCACTCATCGCCTACAAACACAGCGACGGAAAACTCGCCGTTGACTTGTACAATCTCACCTCGTACGGCGGCATTGACCCCGTCAAGAAACTCTCCGTCGACACCTGGGACGTGTCGGCGGAGGAGTCTAGCGGCGCTGTGACGATCTATGCGGGGGTTAAGATTCCGGCGAAGGCTGACAACGTTAGCCAGGTGTGGCAGGTGGGACCCGTGGTGAGCGGGAAACCAGGAAAGCATGACATGGGGAAAGAGAATCTTTCAGCGAAGTCAGCGCTGCCGGGAACCGCTGCGTCGACGGTGGCTCCGGCGCCGGCAAGTGGTTCTGGTGGGAACACCACGGGCGGTGGTGGTAACAAGAGTGGTGCGGCTTCGTTGATGGGTGAGAGATTCAGTTTGGGATTTTACCTTGCTGTGATTTTGGTTATGGCGGGTTTCTTGAGCATGTGA